A region from the Paenibacillus humicola genome encodes:
- a CDS encoding ABC transporter ATP-binding protein yields MAGVRLEHIYKKYAGSDAASVKDVNLDIKDKEFLVLVGPSGCGKSTTLRMIAGLEEISEGKLFIGDRLVNDVAPKDRDIAMVFQSYALYPHMNVYQNMAFGLKLRKFKKAEIDKRVREAAKILDIEHLLDRKPKALSGGQRQRVALGRAIVREPQVFLMDEPLSNLDAKLRGQMRAEITKLAKRLETTVIYVTHDQIEAMTMGDRIVVMKDGVIQQAASPEELYNHPVNIFVAGFIGSPTMNFINGTLSEQGGALHFKTTGIDVVVPEGKAQLLRDKGYLGKEIIIGIRPEDIHEEPVFLEASPNTIVSAHVEVAENLGHESLLYLAGLGKDNVIARVDGRSGTKEGANVKLALDMNKVHVFDKDSELNVFEI; encoded by the coding sequence ATGGCAGGTGTACGCTTAGAGCACATCTACAAAAAATACGCTGGTTCTGATGCCGCTTCCGTAAAAGATGTTAATCTCGATATTAAAGATAAGGAGTTTCTCGTTCTGGTCGGTCCTTCCGGCTGCGGCAAATCGACGACGCTGCGGATGATCGCCGGCCTCGAGGAAATTTCCGAAGGCAAATTGTTCATCGGCGACCGTCTGGTGAACGACGTCGCTCCGAAAGACCGCGACATCGCGATGGTGTTCCAGTCCTACGCGCTGTATCCGCACATGAACGTGTACCAAAACATGGCGTTTGGTCTTAAGCTTCGCAAATTCAAAAAGGCGGAAATCGACAAGCGTGTTCGCGAAGCCGCCAAAATTCTCGATATCGAGCATCTGCTCGACCGTAAGCCGAAGGCATTGTCCGGCGGTCAACGCCAGCGTGTCGCTTTGGGACGCGCAATCGTCCGTGAACCCCAAGTGTTCCTGATGGACGAACCGCTCTCCAACCTTGACGCAAAGCTGCGCGGTCAAATGCGCGCGGAAATTACGAAGCTGGCCAAGCGTTTGGAAACGACCGTTATTTACGTTACCCACGACCAGATCGAAGCCATGACGATGGGCGACCGGATTGTGGTTATGAAAGACGGCGTTATCCAGCAAGCGGCTTCCCCGGAGGAGCTGTACAACCATCCGGTTAACATTTTCGTAGCCGGCTTTATCGGTTCGCCGACGATGAACTTCATCAACGGCACGCTCTCCGAGCAGGGCGGCGCTCTTCATTTCAAAACGACCGGCATCGATGTTGTCGTTCCGGAAGGCAAAGCGCAGCTGCTGCGCGACAAGGGTTATCTCGGCAAAGAAATCATCATCGGTATTCGTCCGGAGGACATCCACGAAGAGCCGGTATTCCTGGAAGCTTCGCCGAACACGATCGTGAGTGCGCATGTGGAAGTGGCGGAGAACCTCGGTCACGAAAGCCTGCTGTACTTGGCCGGTCTGGGCAAAGACAACGTTATCGCTCGCGTTGACGGCCGTTCGGGCACGAAAGAAGGCGCGAACGTGAAGCTTGCGCTGGATATGAACAAGGTTCATGTCTTCGATAAAGACAGCGAACTGAACGTATTCGAAATCTAA
- a CDS encoding PucR family transcriptional regulator: protein MIDKKWIEQLQAILESPVRHLRISFDEWHEHQMNGRNGGGQRKAKVTPGDSIQREDGQLMFAIRSDQQEVEAVAIPSEAVSKQTARLIGWALDQLRGHAVKGQESISETERHAKELGDWIAEQLDLSEPQTTIPDRYAAKGRLFSEMIPFLLVCVQSETGRSSYSELEKLLRTFLSEEAMLIPLKEQEWLILGPITLIQDAQSEDKDEESEESLEESLGQIASGLHDMLASEWIGECHLAVSYPISPASSLIATAQLLRETINLGRTFHVGTNIHLPWLLHLERLLSAIPETQRIKFVEQALKRTDVFLEPEILTTLETFFSLDCNVSETAKKLYIHRNTLLYRLDKLKQETELDVRQFRDAVLVKIILLLYKVTKRK from the coding sequence ATGATCGATAAGAAATGGATCGAACAGCTGCAGGCGATTTTGGAAAGCCCGGTCCGGCACCTGCGCATTTCCTTCGATGAGTGGCATGAGCATCAAATGAACGGCCGGAACGGCGGCGGGCAGCGGAAAGCGAAAGTCACTCCGGGAGACTCCATCCAGCGCGAGGATGGACAGCTGATGTTTGCGATACGAAGCGACCAGCAGGAAGTGGAAGCTGTCGCTATACCGTCGGAAGCGGTCAGTAAACAAACCGCCCGTCTGATCGGCTGGGCCTTGGACCAGCTGCGCGGACATGCGGTTAAGGGCCAGGAGAGCATATCGGAAACCGAACGGCATGCGAAGGAGCTGGGGGATTGGATCGCGGAGCAGCTCGATCTAAGCGAGCCGCAGACGACAATTCCCGACCGGTACGCGGCGAAGGGCCGGCTTTTTTCCGAGATGATTCCTTTCCTGCTGGTTTGCGTGCAAAGCGAGACGGGGCGATCCAGCTACAGCGAGCTGGAAAAGCTGCTGCGCACCTTTTTGTCCGAAGAGGCGATGCTGATTCCGCTGAAGGAACAGGAGTGGCTGATTCTCGGGCCGATCACGCTGATCCAGGATGCGCAGTCTGAAGATAAGGACGAGGAAAGCGAAGAATCGCTTGAGGAAAGTCTCGGACAGATTGCGTCCGGCCTTCATGACATGCTGGCCAGCGAGTGGATCGGCGAGTGCCATCTGGCGGTCTCCTATCCGATCTCGCCTGCAAGCTCGCTTATCGCAACAGCTCAGCTGCTTCGAGAGACGATCAATTTGGGGCGGACGTTCCATGTCGGAACGAACATTCACCTCCCGTGGCTACTTCATCTAGAACGGCTGCTCAGCGCCATTCCGGAGACGCAGCGCATTAAATTCGTCGAACAGGCGTTGAAGCGGACGGATGTCTTTTTAGAGCCCGAAATATTAACCACATTAGAAACCTTCTTTTCGCTCGACTGCAACGTAAGCGAGACGGCCAAAAAACTGTACATTCACCGTAATACGCTGCTGTACCGGCTGGACAAGCTAAAGCAGGAAACAGAGCTCGACGTCAGGCAATTTCGCGATGCGGTCCTTGTCAAAATTATTTTATTATTGTACAAAGTGACGAAAAGGAAGTAG